A single genomic interval of Halalkalibaculum roseum harbors:
- a CDS encoding sigma-70 family RNA polymerase sigma factor, with protein MARSSGISTRESESLDRYLQEIGKEKLITPEDEVRLAKEIQKGSQRALEDLTKANLRFVVSVAKQYQNQGLSLGDLINEGNLGLIKAAKRFDETRGFKFISYAVWWIRQSILQALAEQSRIVRLPLNRVGALNKIGKELGKLEQEYERVPSAAELAESLDMTVSEVADTLKISGRHLSVDAPFAQGEDNRLLDVLENEETPNPDNDLMGESLKVEIERALSKLTSREAEVIRLYFGIGREHSLTLEEIGERFDLTRERVRQIKEKALRKLRHHNRSAALRAYLG; from the coding sequence GTGGCTAGAAGTTCAGGAATTTCTACAAGAGAATCAGAATCATTAGACCGCTACCTGCAGGAGATCGGCAAAGAGAAACTCATTACCCCTGAAGATGAGGTTCGTCTGGCGAAAGAGATTCAGAAGGGAAGCCAGAGAGCTCTGGAAGACCTTACGAAAGCCAATCTTCGTTTCGTGGTTTCAGTAGCCAAGCAGTATCAAAACCAGGGTTTGTCACTGGGTGACCTCATCAATGAAGGGAACCTCGGTCTGATTAAAGCTGCCAAGCGTTTTGATGAAACCCGTGGTTTCAAGTTTATTTCCTATGCCGTATGGTGGATTCGTCAGTCAATTTTGCAGGCACTTGCCGAACAGAGTCGTATTGTCCGCCTTCCATTGAACAGGGTAGGAGCCTTGAACAAAATTGGTAAAGAGCTGGGCAAGCTCGAGCAGGAGTATGAACGAGTACCCTCTGCAGCCGAACTGGCCGAAAGCTTGGATATGACGGTTTCTGAAGTGGCTGATACTTTGAAAATATCCGGTCGTCACCTTTCTGTAGATGCACCTTTTGCACAGGGAGAAGATAACCGACTGCTGGATGTTCTTGAAAATGAGGAGACGCCCAATCCGGATAATGATCTGATGGGTGAATCCCTGAAAGTTGAAATTGAACGGGCATTGTCTAAGCTGACCAGTCGTGAGGCCGAAGTCATCAGGCTCTATTTCGGTATCGGTCGCGAGCATTCGCTGACTTTGGAAGAAATCGGAGAGCGTTTTGATCTGACCCGTGAACGTGTACGTCAGATTAAAGAAAAAGCCCTCCGCAAGCTGCGTCATCATAACCGCAGCGCGGCGCTTCGGGCTTATCTCGGTTAA
- a CDS encoding GAF domain-containing protein, translated as MDTYAQARQKDRSNAEIMGKKRQEKALREFKQVMEDLVFLLRTASEMETVYMYWINRSREQFVMETKSTSLPNVMFQDRVSFEDHFLDTFKDITEPITVDVQDDLDEGALSHYYNEVPVQYVTILPFINNGETVAITVLESNKHVLTDDKSEVIYAYIDALRKVLNTYLEISDLYQKQEEWVDYEESLSVLDTKGHRTDLILKMLNGMQSFMNTGGVSFIGKSAGSWCNVLNSEGARNAPPIGLPIEDKSLSLEALQKGNPEFAIHFNNNPKRLSPRELHTQGATLAIPVLMNDHRQGLVLVYDDNPLTFKESTKHKLINFVRVAALKMKVNNPKLDADNDLLTNQYGAFIPDIFEMTVDTELKRNAKSLSNYTSWLGLITLSDLPSIRTKLRLEELNQMQKDLVAAFNPSRFGISGAIGFYSDYVYSFFIQSKDKKAVEHWTKALKKEFSEPFELTNGKQIRSGIKVGFTLLDEDLEDSYQALSNAKAALSRAIKSDQEHSPQQ; from the coding sequence ATGGACACCTACGCACAGGCACGTCAAAAGGATCGCTCAAATGCAGAGATAATGGGGAAGAAGCGCCAGGAAAAAGCGCTGAGGGAATTCAAACAGGTGATGGAGGATCTGGTTTTTTTGTTGCGGACGGCCTCAGAGATGGAGACAGTTTATATGTACTGGATCAACCGCTCCCGTGAGCAGTTTGTGATGGAGACAAAATCCACCTCCCTGCCCAATGTAATGTTTCAGGACAGGGTGAGTTTTGAGGATCATTTTCTGGATACCTTCAAAGATATTACAGAGCCCATAACCGTTGATGTTCAGGATGATCTTGACGAAGGAGCGCTTTCACATTATTACAACGAGGTTCCGGTTCAGTATGTAACCATCTTGCCTTTTATCAACAATGGGGAAACCGTAGCCATTACTGTGCTGGAGTCCAACAAGCACGTACTTACTGACGACAAGAGCGAGGTGATCTATGCCTATATCGATGCCCTCAGAAAAGTACTGAATACCTATCTGGAAATAAGTGACCTCTATCAAAAACAGGAAGAGTGGGTCGATTATGAAGAGAGCCTATCGGTGCTTGATACCAAAGGTCACCGGACGGATCTCATTCTGAAGATGCTTAATGGGATGCAGTCTTTTATGAATACCGGCGGGGTTTCATTTATTGGGAAGTCGGCCGGCAGTTGGTGCAACGTGCTCAATTCCGAAGGTGCCCGCAATGCACCGCCTATCGGGTTGCCCATCGAAGATAAAAGTTTATCACTGGAAGCACTTCAAAAAGGCAATCCGGAATTTGCCATTCATTTTAATAATAATCCCAAGCGTCTTTCACCCAGAGAACTTCACACTCAGGGAGCCACCCTTGCAATCCCGGTTTTGATGAACGATCACCGGCAGGGGCTGGTGCTGGTCTATGACGATAATCCGCTTACCTTTAAGGAATCCACCAAACACAAATTGATAAATTTTGTGCGGGTGGCTGCCCTTAAAATGAAAGTGAACAACCCCAAATTGGACGCCGATAATGATCTGCTGACCAACCAATACGGTGCCTTCATACCTGATATCTTTGAAATGACGGTGGATACTGAACTTAAAAGAAATGCCAAAAGCCTGAGTAACTACACGTCATGGCTCGGTTTAATTACGCTCTCCGACTTGCCATCTATACGAACCAAACTACGTCTGGAAGAGCTCAACCAGATGCAGAAAGATCTAGTGGCAGCTTTTAATCCCTCGCGGTTCGGCATTTCTGGAGCCATAGGTTTCTACTCTGATTATGTCTACTCTTTCTTTATACAGAGTAAAGATAAAAAAGCAGTTGAACACTGGACGAAAGCCTTGAAGAAAGAGTTCAGCGAACCCTTCGAACTGACCAATGGCAAGCAGATTCGTAGCGGTATCAAGGTAGGCTTTACCTTGCTGGATGAGGATTTAGAAGACTCCTACCAGGCATTGTCTAATGCCAAGGCAGCTTTATCCAGGGCGATTAAAAGTGATCAGGAACATAGTCCGCAGCAGTGA
- a CDS encoding M3 family oligoendopeptidase, producing MSEKTKKKTGAEEIQWDLSDLYKSIDDPQLEKDRETVREKAQAFAKNYKGNIANLNAGEFKKVLQEYEEILELIGKIGSYAHLIWSTNTSKPEYGKLIQQSKELSSEIHQKLVFFDVEWLDVDDEKAGQWIESDDLSHYRHYLETSRRYKEHILSEKEEQILSAKSVTGSSAWNRYFDETLGAATFELEGEELTEQEVLSKLHEPDRELRKKAHASLTDTFKDLSRTLTFVFNTLLADKHTNDKLRNYDSWISSRNLSNEIDDDTVELLVNSVTSSYSLVQRFYKLKRDLLGYDKLYDYDRYAPLLQNEEEVQWDKAREIVLSSYSEFHPEMGEIAGKFFEKSWIDAAIKPGKRGGAYSASTVPSVHPYVFMNFDGKIRDVQTLAHELGHGVHQYLARKQGPLQAGTPLTTAETASVFGEMLVFQNLIKKLDDPKEKLALLMGKIDDTIATVFRQVSMNRFEHAMHTKRREEGELTTEEFSKLWRSTQEELYGDSVEITESYNLWWCYIPHFLHTPGYVYAYAFGELLVLALYEEYTRSENGFSEKYISMLEAGGSDWPENIVSKVGLDITDRDFWDKGLSAVEKMVQQAEELAKQIN from the coding sequence ATGTCCGAAAAAACAAAGAAGAAAACAGGAGCCGAAGAAATACAATGGGACCTATCTGATCTCTACAAATCCATTGATGATCCACAACTTGAAAAGGACCGTGAGACAGTTCGTGAGAAGGCGCAAGCTTTTGCTAAAAATTATAAAGGCAACATAGCCAATCTTAATGCCGGGGAGTTCAAAAAGGTCCTACAGGAGTATGAAGAGATTCTTGAACTTATTGGGAAAATCGGATCTTACGCTCACCTGATTTGGTCAACTAATACCTCAAAGCCCGAATACGGTAAACTCATCCAGCAGTCTAAAGAACTCTCCTCTGAGATTCATCAAAAGCTGGTATTTTTTGACGTGGAGTGGCTGGATGTGGATGATGAAAAAGCCGGGCAATGGATTGAAAGTGATGATCTCAGCCATTACAGGCACTATTTAGAGACCTCCCGTCGCTACAAAGAGCATATACTCAGTGAGAAGGAAGAACAGATCCTATCGGCTAAATCGGTGACCGGTAGCAGTGCCTGGAATCGCTATTTTGATGAAACGCTGGGCGCAGCCACATTTGAACTGGAAGGAGAGGAACTGACCGAACAGGAGGTGCTAAGCAAACTTCATGAACCGGATCGGGAGCTGCGTAAAAAAGCACATGCTTCCCTCACCGATACTTTTAAAGATTTAAGTCGGACGCTGACCTTTGTTTTCAATACCCTGTTGGCTGACAAACATACTAACGACAAGTTGAGGAACTACGACAGTTGGATCTCTTCAAGGAATTTGTCCAATGAGATAGACGATGATACGGTTGAACTGTTGGTCAATTCGGTTACCAGCAGCTACAGCCTGGTGCAGCGATTTTATAAGCTTAAGCGGGACCTGTTGGGCTATGACAAGCTATACGACTATGATCGCTATGCACCATTATTGCAGAATGAGGAGGAAGTACAATGGGATAAGGCGCGGGAAATTGTTCTTAGTTCTTATAGCGAATTTCACCCTGAGATGGGCGAGATTGCGGGCAAATTTTTTGAGAAGAGCTGGATTGATGCCGCCATTAAGCCGGGCAAGAGGGGAGGAGCCTACTCGGCCAGTACGGTGCCTTCGGTTCATCCCTATGTATTCATGAATTTTGATGGGAAAATACGGGACGTTCAGACTCTGGCTCATGAACTGGGTCACGGTGTGCACCAGTACCTTGCCCGCAAGCAGGGTCCTCTGCAGGCAGGTACGCCACTGACCACGGCTGAGACCGCATCGGTGTTCGGTGAAATGCTGGTTTTTCAGAACCTGATCAAAAAGCTGGATGATCCGAAAGAGAAACTGGCCCTGTTGATGGGTAAGATTGATGATACCATTGCTACGGTATTCCGACAGGTCTCCATGAATCGCTTTGAACATGCCATGCATACCAAGAGGCGTGAAGAGGGTGAGCTGACGACCGAAGAATTTTCTAAACTCTGGAGGTCAACACAGGAAGAGTTGTATGGTGATTCCGTAGAAATAACCGAAAGCTATAACCTATGGTGGTGTTATATCCCTCATTTTCTGCATACACCGGGCTATGTTTATGCCTATGCATTTGGAGAACTCTTGGTTTTAGCTTTATATGAAGAGTATACAAGGAGTGAGAACGGTTTTTCTGAAAAGTATATCAGCATGCTGGAGGCAGGAGGATCCGACTGGCCTGAAAATATTGTCAGTAAAGTCGGATTGGATATCACAGACCGTGATTTCTGGGATAAGGGACTCAGTGCTGTGGAGAAAATGGTTCAACAGGCAGAAGAGTTAGCAAAACAAATTAATTAG
- a CDS encoding phosphopentomutase: MGNCYVVVIDGLGVGAQEDAAEYGDEGENTLGHVCSQTGCRLPNLGKMGLGNIIPLASVPPEEKPLSAYGKMREVSAGKDSTTGHWELAGVQLEKPFPTYPNGFPNEVIEAFCREIGIEKVLCNRPYSGTEVIADYGKEHLETGYPIVYTSADSVFQVAAHEGVTPVEQLYEWCKQVRKKILTGEHGVGRVIARPFTGEPGGFERLSDRRHDFSLAPPEHNIINNLYNRGFKTYSIGKIIDLFAEKGFTQFRRTKTNAEGISQLLSLMSAAENSFVFVNLIDTDQKYGHRQDPEGFAECLQEIDRAIPAIVSKLKDDDLLILTGDHGNDPTSESTDHSREFVPLLVFPSSSVQAMNLGTRSTFSDVACTVADFFELEESYPGHSFLKE, translated from the coding sequence ATGGGAAATTGTTACGTAGTGGTCATTGATGGTCTGGGAGTCGGTGCGCAGGAGGATGCAGCCGAATACGGTGATGAAGGAGAGAATACCCTTGGTCACGTCTGTTCTCAAACCGGATGCCGACTTCCAAATCTGGGTAAGATGGGCCTCGGTAATATCATTCCCCTGGCTTCGGTACCTCCCGAAGAAAAGCCTCTTTCAGCATATGGAAAAATGCGTGAGGTCTCAGCCGGTAAGGATTCAACCACCGGGCACTGGGAATTGGCGGGGGTTCAGCTTGAAAAACCGTTTCCTACCTATCCCAATGGATTTCCAAATGAAGTCATTGAAGCTTTTTGTAGGGAGATCGGCATAGAAAAAGTACTCTGCAACCGTCCTTATTCCGGCACCGAAGTAATTGCCGATTACGGAAAAGAGCACCTGGAGACAGGCTATCCCATTGTCTACACCTCTGCCGACTCCGTCTTTCAGGTTGCTGCCCATGAAGGTGTGACACCTGTTGAACAACTTTATGAGTGGTGCAAACAGGTAAGAAAGAAAATACTGACCGGAGAGCATGGGGTGGGGAGAGTAATAGCTCGTCCGTTCACCGGTGAGCCAGGAGGCTTCGAGCGACTATCCGACCGTCGCCATGACTTTTCTCTTGCACCGCCGGAACATAACATTATCAACAATCTGTATAACAGGGGATTCAAAACATATTCCATCGGCAAGATCATTGACTTGTTTGCTGAAAAAGGTTTTACCCAGTTCAGAAGAACCAAAACCAATGCAGAGGGCATCTCACAGTTGCTTAGTCTGATGTCGGCTGCCGAAAATAGCTTTGTCTTTGTTAATCTTATTGATACGGATCAGAAATATGGGCATCGTCAGGATCCGGAGGGTTTTGCTGAGTGTCTGCAGGAGATAGATCGTGCCATTCCGGCGATTGTCAGTAAACTTAAAGATGATGACCTTTTGATCCTGACCGGCGATCACGGCAATGATCCGACATCGGAAAGTACCGACCATAGCAGGGAATTTGTACCATTATTAGTGTTCCCTTCCTCGTCGGTACAAGCCATGAATCTCGGTACAAGAAGTACCTTCAGCGATGTTGCCTGCACGGTGGCCGATTTTTTTGAATTGGAGGAATCCTACCCGGGTCATTCGTTTTTAAAAGAGTAG
- a CDS encoding sensor histidine kinase, whose amino-acid sequence MKRLLLLILLISVALPAFSQILPFRSYSIERGLSEAVVNEMMQDDEGWLWIATGYGLNRFDGFQFTNYYEENGLLSNKIHALFQDEDGLIWIGTGAGVNIIEDDSITTHPDLSALESSSILEIFEDDRGEFWFATDGQGVWHYDTAGNLTQYGEVNGMGDDRVRDVVEDREGTLWFATRDGLTSLKDGNFRTYRMNDGLPDDKLRDLHLDKEGELWIATRGGLSHFTDGSFQNYTETDGLINNRIQSLSPDKEDGLWLGTEEGVSHFVDGNFKNYSVEQGLSNNIVHATLLDREENIWFGTFGGGISVFFGDHIRNYTIEEGLSNNVITSIIEDRDGNHWITSYGGGISKYDGETFTNYLEQDGLVDNKVYKAIVDRENRIVIGTRWGLSILHNGSFYNFDETELPYRKIRALAEGDEGEGFWLGTYGEGILHLKDGKFRHLQEQDGLANNTVLSVERGDDGSIWFATYGGVSRYLDGEFTNYTIRDGLPNNGILDILTDRDGNMWFSTFSGISMLDGEEFVTITEEQGLPDEVCYFILQDDEGIFWIGTKIGVVRFDYEVYREATNEGEQRKAFKLITQDQGLIANETNAGAGYKDDSGILWFGTVGGLTRFDPSRAPMNSAPPKVHIENVNISGEPVADRRKVRVSSENKNIGIDFIGISFSAPEQVLYEYRLRGSGEGWQQTNRRSVRYSALLPGDYTFQVRAQNNDGLWSEETATLSFTVMAPFWMQWWFIMLVIVVLVGIMFFIYNYYRVKKMVDIERMRVRIASDLHDDVGSALTEIALQSDFLQTTDVGDQVKQSLDQIGTQSRKIVSSLDDIVWSIDARNDTLGDLTDRMQDYINNVLPQKEVTYQFDDLDMSEKITVSMKENLYLIFKEAVNNIAKHSDADKVEVILKDRNGSFDLYIHDNGQGIKPERKSGQGLRNMEMRAKRIDAGIEFENGEGFTVHVFGKGM is encoded by the coding sequence ATGAAACGTTTGTTACTCTTAATTTTGCTTATATCTGTTGCGCTTCCTGCGTTTTCACAGATATTACCATTCCGTTCCTATTCCATTGAAAGGGGGCTCAGTGAGGCAGTAGTGAATGAAATGATGCAGGATGACGAAGGGTGGCTCTGGATTGCTACTGGCTATGGTCTGAATCGTTTTGACGGGTTTCAGTTTACCAACTACTATGAAGAAAACGGACTCCTGAGCAATAAGATACACGCCTTGTTCCAGGATGAGGACGGCCTTATCTGGATCGGTACCGGTGCGGGAGTCAATATCATCGAGGATGACAGTATCACAACCCACCCTGATTTGAGTGCCTTGGAGTCGTCGTCCATTCTCGAAATTTTTGAAGACGACAGGGGAGAGTTCTGGTTTGCCACAGACGGTCAGGGTGTCTGGCACTACGACACGGCAGGAAACCTCACGCAGTACGGAGAGGTTAACGGCATGGGTGATGATCGCGTGCGTGATGTTGTGGAGGACCGGGAGGGTACCCTTTGGTTCGCCACCAGGGATGGGCTCACCAGCCTAAAAGATGGAAATTTCAGAACCTACCGCATGAACGACGGACTTCCCGATGATAAGCTGCGTGACCTTCATTTGGATAAAGAAGGCGAGCTTTGGATTGCAACCCGGGGCGGACTTAGCCATTTCACTGACGGCTCCTTTCAAAACTATACGGAAACAGACGGGTTGATCAATAACCGTATACAGTCTCTGTCACCGGATAAAGAGGATGGTTTGTGGCTCGGTACCGAGGAGGGAGTCAGCCATTTCGTGGACGGAAATTTCAAGAATTATTCGGTAGAGCAGGGTTTATCAAACAATATTGTGCATGCAACCCTGCTGGATCGCGAAGAAAACATCTGGTTTGGGACCTTCGGGGGCGGGATCAGCGTGTTTTTTGGAGATCATATCCGAAATTACACTATAGAAGAGGGGCTTTCGAATAATGTCATTACCTCCATCATTGAAGACCGGGATGGAAACCACTGGATTACCAGTTATGGAGGAGGCATCTCTAAATATGACGGTGAGACTTTTACTAATTACCTGGAGCAGGATGGCCTGGTGGACAACAAAGTGTACAAGGCCATTGTCGACAGAGAAAATCGAATTGTTATCGGTACCCGATGGGGATTGAGCATCCTGCACAACGGGTCCTTTTACAACTTCGACGAAACGGAGTTGCCTTACCGTAAAATACGGGCTTTAGCTGAAGGTGACGAAGGAGAGGGTTTTTGGCTGGGTACCTATGGTGAAGGCATCCTGCACCTGAAAGACGGGAAGTTCCGGCACCTGCAGGAACAGGACGGTTTGGCTAATAATACCGTGCTTTCTGTTGAAAGAGGAGATGATGGTTCGATCTGGTTCGCAACATACGGGGGTGTGAGTAGATATTTGGATGGTGAATTTACCAACTATACTATTCGTGACGGTCTGCCGAATAACGGTATTTTGGATATTCTAACAGACCGGGACGGAAATATGTGGTTTTCCACTTTCAGCGGTATTTCCATGCTGGATGGGGAGGAATTTGTCACCATTACAGAAGAGCAGGGTCTGCCAGACGAAGTTTGTTATTTCATTCTTCAGGATGATGAAGGCATATTCTGGATCGGTACCAAGATTGGCGTTGTACGCTTCGACTATGAAGTATACCGGGAAGCCACCAACGAGGGTGAACAGAGAAAGGCCTTTAAATTGATTACCCAGGACCAGGGGCTTATAGCCAATGAGACCAACGCCGGTGCGGGCTACAAAGACGACAGCGGCATATTATGGTTCGGTACCGTAGGAGGGCTTACCCGTTTTGACCCGAGCCGGGCGCCAATGAATAGTGCCCCTCCAAAAGTCCATATCGAGAATGTGAATATATCGGGTGAACCGGTTGCGGACCGGAGGAAAGTCAGGGTCAGCAGTGAAAACAAAAATATCGGTATTGACTTTATAGGCATCAGTTTCAGTGCCCCAGAACAAGTGTTATACGAATATCGCCTCAGGGGATCCGGTGAGGGCTGGCAGCAGACCAACCGCCGATCTGTTCGCTATTCGGCCCTGTTGCCGGGTGATTACACATTCCAGGTCAGAGCCCAGAACAACGATGGACTCTGGAGCGAGGAGACCGCAACACTTTCTTTCACTGTAATGGCACCTTTCTGGATGCAGTGGTGGTTTATTATGCTCGTAATAGTGGTCCTGGTCGGTATCATGTTCTTTATTTACAATTACTACCGCGTTAAGAAGATGGTTGACATTGAACGGATGAGGGTTCGTATTGCCAGCGATCTTCATGACGATGTAGGATCTGCCCTCACCGAAATAGCACTGCAGTCCGACTTCCTGCAGACGACCGATGTTGGAGACCAGGTGAAGCAATCACTGGATCAGATCGGAACGCAGAGCCGTAAGATCGTGTCTAGCCTTGATGATATTGTATGGTCGATTGATGCCCGCAACGACACGCTGGGCGACCTCACCGACCGGATGCAGGATTATATTAACAACGTTCTGCCACAAAAAGAGGTCACATACCAGTTCGATGACCTGGATATGAGCGAAAAAATAACGGTTTCGATGAAAGAAAATCTCTACCTGATATTTAAGGAAGCGGTCAATAATATTGCCAAACATTCCGATGCGGATAAAGTAGAGGTGATTTTAAAAGACCGGAACGGTTCTTTTGATCTTTATATCCATGATAACGGACAGGGAATAAAGCCGGAGCGTAAATCAGGACAGGGACTTCGAAACATGGAAATGCGGGCAAAGCGCATAGATGCAGGTATAGAATTTGAGAATGGAGAAGGTTTTACCGTTCATGTATTTGGGAAAGGCATGTAA